Proteins encoded in a region of the Globicephala melas chromosome 1, mGloMel1.2, whole genome shotgun sequence genome:
- the FAM177B gene encoding protein FAM177B, protein MEKDSFQQLELEKGRPSKRRTPKRVIHFVDGDIMEEYSTEEEEEKEEQSTNSTLDPSKLSWGSYLWFWAGRIARTSFSTCEFLGGRFALFFGLNQPKYQYVLNEYYRTQNKESDKESEGNGSKAQPANVPNEKHHLEAGAREYGTRQQDIAEGIPRWSISSSEGLMADSSS, encoded by the exons ATGGAAAAAGACAGTTTCCAGCAGTTAGAACTAGAAAAGGGTAGACCTTCCAAAAGGAGGACTCCCAAAAGAGTTATCCATTTTGTTGATGGTGACATCATGGAAGAATATagcacagaggaagaggaagaaaaagaggaacagaGTACAAATTCAACACTTGATCCT tctaaaCTTTCATGGGGGTCCTACCTATGGTTTTGGGCAGGGCGAATAGCAAGGACCTCATTTTCTA caTGTGAATTCCTTGGTGGAAGATTCGCTCTCTTCTTTGGTCTTAATCAACCCAAATACCAGTATGTGTTAAATGAGTACTATAGAACACAAAATAAG GAAAGTGACAAGGAAAGTGAAGGGAATGGATCAAAGGCCCAACCAGCCAATGTTCCCAATGAAAAGCATCACCTGGAGGCAGGGGCCCGAGAGTATGGAACGAGACAACAGGACATTGCCGAGGGCATTCCTCGGTGGAGTATCTCATCCAGCGAGGGCCTGATGGCAGATTCCAGCTCCTAA